One genomic window of Tenacibaculum tangerinum includes the following:
- a CDS encoding ferritin, protein MLSKIIEQALNDQIRVEAESSQIYLAMACWAEVQGFEGVSQFMYAHSDEERMHMLKLVKFVNERGGHARITDLKEPPAKFGSFKDMFQTLFDHEVMVSKSINDLVHITLQEQDYATHNFLQWYVSEQIEEEALARNILDKINLIGDDKGGLYLFDNDVKQIVAQEKKL, encoded by the coding sequence ATGTTATCAAAAATAATAGAGCAAGCATTAAACGATCAGATAAGAGTAGAAGCAGAGTCTTCGCAAATATATTTAGCCATGGCATGTTGGGCAGAAGTTCAAGGTTTTGAAGGAGTATCACAATTCATGTATGCACATTCAGATGAAGAACGTATGCACATGTTAAAATTAGTAAAGTTTGTAAACGAACGTGGCGGACACGCACGTATAACTGATTTAAAAGAACCACCAGCAAAATTTGGCTCGTTTAAAGATATGTTTCAAACATTGTTCGATCATGAAGTAATGGTGTCTAAATCAATCAACGATTTAGTACACATCACACTGCAAGAACAAGACTATGCAACACACAACTTTTTGCAATGGTACGTGTCAGAACAAATAGAAGAAGAAGCATTGGCACGTAATATCTTAGATAAAATCAACCTAATTGGAGACGATAAAGGAGGATTGTACCTTTTTGATAACGATGTTAAGCAAATAGTAGCGCAAGAAAAAAAGTTGTAG
- a CDS encoding DUF6913 domain-containing protein gives MISTLRKKSIQKVYDKLVVKEENTQHKETKVKSVAILLDNEALVNVVIANLTNIFPFQKTDIRVLVYKEYSKKEEPSPEFFTEKDIGFKASLKSDNLKDFVKNNYDLLINYTKTSNLITNMVTLLSQADFKAGFAEIDDRLYDIVVADASFNEAVLNQELKKYLTILNKI, from the coding sequence ATGATAAGTACCCTAAGAAAGAAATCTATTCAGAAAGTATACGACAAATTAGTTGTAAAAGAAGAAAATACCCAACATAAAGAAACGAAAGTTAAAAGCGTAGCAATACTACTAGATAATGAAGCTTTAGTAAATGTAGTAATAGCGAACTTAACAAACATTTTTCCTTTTCAAAAAACAGACATAAGGGTGTTAGTTTACAAAGAATACTCAAAAAAAGAAGAACCTTCTCCAGAGTTTTTTACTGAAAAAGATATAGGCTTTAAAGCAAGTTTAAAATCCGACAATTTAAAAGATTTTGTTAAAAACAACTATGACTTGCTTATAAACTATACAAAAACATCAAACTTAATAACGAATATGGTAACTTTGCTGTCGCAAGCAGATTTTAAAGCTGGTTTTGCCGAAATTGACGACAGGTTGTACGATATAGTAGTTGCTGATGCTAGTTTTAACGAAGCCGTTTTAAATCAAGAATTAAAAAAATACCTAACGATTTTAAATAAAATATAA
- a CDS encoding glycosyltransferase, with translation MNRQFSIIIPVYNRPQEIEELLESLTKQDFQDDFEVVIVEDGSENSSEEIINAYTLQLNLTYFYKENSGAGASRNYGMERASGNYFIILDSDVIVPPQYLSEVNKALEEKYTDAFGGPDAAHPNFTALQKAINYSMTSVLTTGGIRGKKKSVGKFQPRSFNLGLSKVAFEKTNGFSKMKAGEDIDLTFRLWENGFETQLIDKAFVYHKRRSTIPQFFKQTFAFGTARPLLNKKYPKTAKVTYWFPSVFIIGIDIALIAALFGYWQLLAFYGVYFTFIFVDALLQNKNLQVALLSVVTTVTQFYGYGLGFLESKFLKK, from the coding sequence TTGAATAGGCAATTTTCAATCATAATACCTGTTTACAATCGACCGCAAGAAATTGAGGAGCTGTTGGAAAGCTTAACAAAACAAGATTTTCAAGACGATTTTGAGGTAGTTATTGTCGAAGACGGTTCAGAAAACTCATCTGAAGAAATAATAAATGCATATACTTTACAGCTTAATTTAACTTATTTCTATAAAGAGAATAGCGGAGCAGGGGCAAGTCGAAACTACGGTATGGAAAGAGCTTCGGGGAACTATTTTATCATTTTAGATTCTGATGTGATTGTTCCTCCTCAATATCTTTCTGAAGTAAACAAAGCATTAGAAGAGAAATATACGGATGCTTTTGGAGGACCCGATGCTGCGCACCCTAATTTTACAGCCTTACAAAAAGCCATCAATTACTCTATGACTTCGGTATTAACCACTGGGGGTATTAGAGGAAAGAAAAAGTCGGTGGGCAAGTTTCAACCTAGAAGTTTTAATTTGGGGTTGTCAAAAGTAGCTTTTGAGAAAACCAACGGTTTTTCAAAAATGAAAGCAGGAGAAGACATCGATTTAACGTTTCGCTTGTGGGAAAACGGTTTTGAAACACAATTGATAGACAAAGCTTTTGTATATCATAAGCGTAGAAGTACGATACCACAGTTTTTCAAGCAGACTTTTGCTTTTGGTACCGCAAGACCTCTGTTGAATAAAAAATATCCTAAAACTGCAAAAGTTACCTATTGGTTTCCGAGCGTATTTATTATTGGAATTGATATTGCCCTAATAGCAGCGCTTTTTGGTTACTGGCAGCTATTGGCTTTTTACGGAGTTTACTTTACCTTTATTTTTGTAGATGCGCTACTTCAAAACAAAAACTTACAAGTAGCTCTGTTGAGCGTGGTAACAACCGTTACTCAATTTTATGGGTACGGGCTAGGTTTTTTAGAATCTAAATTTCTAAAAAAATAA
- a CDS encoding YwqG family protein: MIPEFLKEFEEDLKKHEREVIRIKAEPRKEAILEDKLNLKDSKFLGIPFYPKNKKYPRDKKEKPMIMVAQLNFEQIPALEYFPKEGILQLFLSPTDWYDEDATIIYHSKEELNQELLEDFSFIAIEDYEEMPIYKLHQLFFEKDIDKGGSEDSQFDFLFNGESYWSFTENLNETQETQFHEYFDASGHKIGGYAEFTQADPRDYTSENKEDIQLLQIDTDEHIMFGDSGLGHIFISRESLRLKDFSKAYFYWDCC, encoded by the coding sequence ATGATACCAGAATTTTTAAAAGAATTTGAAGAAGATTTAAAAAAGCATGAACGAGAAGTTATTCGAATAAAAGCTGAACCAAGAAAAGAAGCGATTTTAGAAGATAAATTGAATTTAAAGGATAGTAAATTTTTAGGAATTCCTTTTTATCCAAAAAATAAGAAGTACCCAAGAGATAAGAAGGAAAAACCAATGATAATGGTTGCTCAATTAAATTTTGAACAAATTCCTGCATTAGAATACTTTCCAAAGGAAGGCATTCTTCAACTTTTTTTATCGCCAACCGATTGGTATGATGAAGATGCAACAATTATATACCATTCTAAAGAAGAATTAAACCAAGAATTACTAGAAGATTTCTCTTTCATAGCAATTGAAGATTATGAAGAAATGCCAATCTATAAATTACATCAACTTTTTTTTGAAAAAGACATAGACAAAGGAGGCTCTGAAGATTCCCAATTTGATTTTCTTTTTAATGGTGAGAGTTATTGGAGTTTTACTGAAAATTTGAATGAAACTCAAGAGACTCAATTCCATGAATATTTTGATGCTAGTGGACATAAAATAGGCGGTTATGCAGAGTTTACACAAGCAGATCCAAGAGACTATACTTCTGAAAACAAAGAAGACATACAACTATTACAAATTGACACTGATGAACATATTATGTTTGGAGATAGTGGACTTGGACATATTTTTATAAGCAGAGAAAGCTTACGATTAAAAGACTTTTCTAAAGCTTACTTTTATTGGGATTGTTGTTAG
- the recN gene encoding DNA repair protein RecN, protein MLTHLSIHNYALINQLTIDFTNGLSIITGETGAGKSILLGALGLVMGNRADLSSLKDTEKKCVIEAQFSVQGYNLQALFEELDVDYEQETIIRREILPSGKSRAFVNDTPVTLSVLNALKTKLIDIHSQHQTLQLSDVSFQFSVIDALAKNQAKIASYQRGLRTYNTLRKELKTLQEETEKSKEQYEYNLHLFNEFEEANLQEGEQEDLEEKLEKLNNIEEIKLNLSEALGIAINEEIGLQTLLYSLESKLQKISSYSKNYEELASRVTSIKIELDDIVAELENENDTVEFNPNEIEALNDRLQLIYNLQKKHAVTTIAELQEIHRVLAEKVAQVEDAGDVVAKKEAEIKEVAQKLDDVANMITTSRNKVIPKLKKELEYLLSELGMPNARFAIELLPSDAYLLNGKDNLQFLFSANKGGNFGELKKVASGGELSRIMLSIKKILSENIQLPTIIFDEIDTGVSGEVSNKIAKIMQDMSAHMQVITITHLPQIASKGVQHYKVFKEDEAGVTSSNLKLLSENERIREIAEMLSGKDVSESALTHAKELLN, encoded by the coding sequence TTGCTTACACACTTATCTATACATAATTATGCATTAATCAATCAGTTAACGATTGATTTTACCAACGGTTTATCTATAATTACAGGAGAAACTGGAGCAGGAAAATCCATTTTATTAGGAGCGTTAGGGCTTGTGATGGGAAATCGTGCCGATTTATCATCCTTAAAAGACACTGAAAAAAAATGTGTGATTGAAGCACAATTTTCGGTACAAGGATACAATCTGCAAGCGTTGTTTGAAGAATTAGATGTAGATTACGAACAAGAAACCATTATCCGAAGAGAAATTTTACCTTCAGGAAAGTCACGTGCTTTTGTGAACGATACACCAGTCACGTTATCGGTATTAAACGCTTTAAAAACAAAGCTAATTGATATCCATTCACAGCATCAAACTTTGCAATTATCAGATGTGTCTTTTCAATTTTCTGTGATTGATGCCTTGGCAAAAAATCAAGCCAAAATAGCCTCCTACCAAAGAGGTTTACGTACGTACAATACATTGCGAAAAGAACTGAAAACTCTTCAAGAAGAAACGGAGAAATCTAAAGAGCAGTACGAGTACAATTTGCATTTATTTAATGAGTTTGAAGAGGCTAATTTACAAGAAGGAGAGCAAGAAGATTTAGAAGAAAAATTAGAGAAATTAAACAATATTGAAGAAATAAAGTTGAATTTATCGGAAGCTTTAGGAATTGCTATCAATGAAGAAATAGGGCTTCAAACGTTGTTATATTCTTTAGAAAGTAAATTGCAAAAAATAAGTTCGTATTCAAAAAACTACGAAGAATTGGCTAGCCGTGTAACTAGTATAAAAATAGAGTTAGACGATATTGTTGCTGAATTAGAAAATGAAAATGATACTGTAGAATTCAATCCGAATGAAATAGAAGCATTGAACGACCGACTACAACTTATTTACAACCTTCAAAAAAAGCATGCAGTAACCACCATAGCAGAACTGCAAGAAATTCATAGAGTATTAGCCGAAAAAGTAGCTCAGGTAGAAGATGCAGGGGATGTGGTAGCGAAAAAAGAAGCAGAAATTAAAGAGGTAGCTCAAAAGTTAGATGACGTAGCGAATATGATTACGACATCTAGAAATAAAGTAATTCCGAAGTTGAAAAAAGAATTAGAATATTTACTTTCAGAATTAGGAATGCCCAATGCTCGATTTGCCATTGAATTACTACCCTCTGATGCCTACTTATTGAACGGAAAAGACAACCTACAATTTTTATTTTCGGCAAACAAAGGAGGAAATTTTGGAGAATTGAAAAAGGTAGCATCAGGAGGAGAATTATCTCGAATAATGCTATCTATCAAAAAAATACTATCAGAAAACATACAACTACCCACCATTATTTTTGATGAAATAGATACAGGAGTTTCTGGAGAAGTGTCTAACAAAATCGCAAAAATAATGCAAGATATGAGTGCTCACATGCAGGTAATAACTATCACGCATTTACCTCAAATAGCTTCTAAAGGAGTACAGCATTACAAAGTGTTTAAAGAAGACGAAGCAGGAGTAACAAGCTCTAATTTAAAATTATTGTCAGAAAACGAACGAATTCGAGAAATAGCAGAAATGTTAAGTGGAAAAGACGTTTCTGAAAGTGCGTTAACACATGCAAAAGAATTATTAAATTAA
- a CDS encoding esterase-like activity of phytase family protein: MKKIVLTLSVFSLFACKQQQIALKFLDEHVVKDALTIQHTVIGGISGIDFYNDKYYMVVDDAANPRILVGDITINNDSIQSVNFEKVIVVDTASQFTKNHVLDLESIFVHNGIMNLVSEGSIRYKKDPSIFEIDTRGNFKQEIEIPNYFKATSEAKPKHNGVFESSSKSVDGKGFWVAMEAPLEADGEEPTFHETQSPVRITYYDHTSKKATKQFAYQLEKIDKPSKGTINMNGVTAILEYKKNHFFIIERAYQSGYGSHGNVVRIFTTAIDKNATNTLEIPSLKHKKYTPLKKELLLDFSTVQNQLTAGIIDNIEAITFGPTLANGNQSLILAADDNFQLYGKQLNQFLLIEIQEK; encoded by the coding sequence ATGAAAAAAATAGTACTTACGTTATCCGTTTTTAGTTTGTTTGCCTGTAAACAACAACAAATAGCACTTAAGTTTTTAGACGAACATGTGGTAAAAGACGCTCTAACTATACAGCATACCGTAATTGGAGGAATCTCTGGAATTGATTTTTACAACGATAAATACTATATGGTAGTTGACGATGCAGCGAATCCAAGGATTTTAGTAGGAGATATCACAATCAACAACGACTCAATACAATCGGTAAACTTTGAAAAAGTGATTGTTGTCGATACCGCAAGCCAGTTTACTAAAAATCATGTGTTAGATTTAGAATCTATTTTCGTACATAACGGAATTATGAACTTGGTAAGTGAAGGCTCTATTCGATATAAAAAAGACCCAAGTATATTCGAAATAGATACAAGAGGAAATTTTAAACAAGAGATAGAAATACCCAACTATTTCAAAGCAACATCCGAAGCTAAACCAAAGCATAACGGTGTTTTTGAAAGTTCTTCAAAAAGTGTTGATGGAAAAGGTTTTTGGGTAGCGATGGAAGCCCCTTTAGAAGCAGACGGAGAAGAGCCAACATTTCATGAAACACAATCTCCTGTTAGGATAACATATTACGACCATACGTCAAAAAAAGCAACCAAGCAATTTGCATATCAGTTAGAAAAAATAGATAAGCCATCGAAGGGAACCATTAACATGAATGGAGTAACGGCAATTTTAGAATATAAAAAAAATCACTTTTTTATTATCGAAAGAGCTTATCAAAGCGGTTACGGAAGCCATGGAAATGTCGTTAGAATCTTTACAACAGCTATCGATAAAAACGCAACGAATACACTAGAAATTCCATCGTTAAAACACAAAAAATATACCCCCTTAAAAAAAGAACTATTGCTAGATTTTAGTACGGTTCAAAATCAATTAACAGCAGGAATTATAGACAATATCGAAGCAATTACTTTTGGACCCACATTAGCCAATGGAAATCAATCACTAATCTTAGCTGCCGATGATAACTTTCAGTTGTATGGAAAGCAGTTAAATCAGTTTTTATTAATAGAAATTCAGGAGAAATAA
- a CDS encoding DNA-directed RNA polymerase subunit omega produces MDYKETKAPLSTVTYNREAIEAPTNNIYEAISIIATRATQINSDLKKELVDKLDEFATYNDSLEEVFENKEQIEVSKFYERLPKPHAIAVEEWLNGKVYYRTPETK; encoded by the coding sequence ATGGATTATAAAGAAACGAAAGCGCCGTTAAGTACCGTAACTTATAACAGAGAAGCTATTGAAGCTCCAACAAATAATATTTATGAAGCTATTTCTATCATAGCAACGAGAGCTACACAAATTAATTCTGATTTAAAAAAGGAGTTAGTAGATAAGTTAGATGAGTTTGCTACCTATAACGATAGTCTAGAAGAAGTTTTTGAAAACAAAGAGCAAATCGAGGTTTCTAAATTTTACGAGCGTTTACCTAAACCACATGCCATTGCAGTAGAAGAGTGGTTAAACGGCAAGGTATATTACAGAACTCCAGAGACAAAATAG
- the coaBC gene encoding bifunctional phosphopantothenoylcysteine decarboxylase/phosphopantothenate--cysteine ligase CoaBC gives MSVLSGKKVLLGVTAGIAAYKTANLVRLFIKSGAEVKVIMTPASKDFITPLTLSTLSKNPVHSTFYDKEDENELWNNHVDLGLWADVMLIAPATANTLSKMTHGTCDNLLLATYLSAKCPVYFAPAMDLDMYQHPSTKTSLESLQRFGNILIPATSGELASGLIGEGRMAEPEDIVRFIEKDITSKLPLHGKKMLITAGPTYEAIDPVRFIGNHSSGKMGFEIAKTAANLGAEVFLVSGPSHQQVNHSFIHRIDVRSAQDMYEACHQYFAEVDIAVLSAAVSDYRPKNVATQKIKKTAAALRIELEPTKDILKSLGEIKKQQLLVGFALETNDEVQNAKSKLTRKNLDFIVLNSLRDKGAGFATDTNKITIIDADFNEKSFELKSKKAVSKDIVNEIIQKLNA, from the coding sequence ATGTCTGTACTAAGCGGTAAAAAAGTTTTACTTGGTGTTACCGCCGGTATAGCGGCATATAAAACAGCGAACTTAGTTCGTTTATTTATAAAATCGGGCGCAGAAGTCAAAGTAATTATGACTCCTGCGTCTAAAGATTTTATAACACCTCTTACACTTTCTACCTTATCAAAAAACCCAGTTCATTCCACTTTTTATGATAAAGAAGATGAAAATGAATTGTGGAACAATCATGTAGATTTAGGTTTGTGGGCAGACGTAATGCTAATTGCCCCAGCCACAGCAAATACATTGTCTAAAATGACGCATGGTACTTGCGATAACTTATTGTTGGCAACCTATTTGTCAGCGAAATGTCCAGTATATTTTGCACCTGCGATGGATTTAGATATGTATCAACATCCATCAACAAAAACCAGTTTAGAAAGCTTACAGCGTTTTGGAAATATCTTAATACCAGCTACTTCAGGTGAATTAGCAAGTGGATTGATAGGTGAAGGTCGTATGGCAGAACCAGAAGATATTGTTCGTTTTATAGAAAAAGACATTACATCTAAACTACCACTTCATGGGAAAAAGATGTTAATTACTGCGGGCCCAACTTACGAGGCAATAGACCCTGTTCGTTTTATAGGAAATCATTCTTCAGGTAAAATGGGGTTTGAAATCGCCAAAACAGCGGCGAACCTAGGGGCAGAAGTGTTTTTAGTTTCAGGACCTTCTCATCAACAAGTAAACCATTCATTTATTCATAGAATCGATGTGAGGTCGGCTCAAGATATGTATGAAGCATGTCACCAATATTTTGCTGAGGTTGATATTGCTGTATTATCGGCAGCAGTTTCAGACTATCGACCAAAAAATGTAGCCACGCAAAAAATAAAAAAGACAGCAGCAGCGTTACGTATAGAGTTAGAGCCTACTAAAGACATCTTAAAATCTCTTGGAGAAATAAAGAAACAGCAGTTGTTAGTTGGTTTTGCCTTAGAAACGAACGATGAGGTACAAAACGCAAAAAGTAAGCTTACACGCAAAAATTTAGATTTTATTGTATTAAATTCGTTACGTGATAAAGGTGCAGGTTTTGCCACCGACACCAATAAAATTACAATTATTGATGCCGATTTTAACGAGAAGTCATTCGAATTAAAATCGAAAAAAGCAGTATCAAAAGACATCGTTAACGAAATAATACAAAAATTAAATGCGTAA
- the dapA gene encoding 4-hydroxy-tetrahydrodipicolinate synthase, whose product MQKFVGTGVALVTPFNEDLSVDFEALKKLVNYNIENGTNYLVINGTTGESATITKEEKIEIINVIVQENNGRLPLVLGVGGNNTQTVIEELQSLDLSNIDGVLSVAPYYSKPTQEGFYQHYKAIALASPKPIIMYNVPGRTAKNMEPATTLRLARDFENIVAVKEAGNNQQQYYELLKNKPEDFLVISGDDDLALGVTLAGGAGVISVIGQALPKDFAKMIQLGLQGKANEAYELHYKLMDIVSLIFEENNPAGIKAVLQKLGICLDEVRLPLVKASEELQTKISDCIDTL is encoded by the coding sequence ATGCAAAAGTTTGTAGGAACTGGGGTAGCTTTAGTAACCCCTTTCAATGAAGACTTAAGTGTAGATTTCGAAGCACTTAAAAAGTTAGTAAATTACAATATTGAAAACGGTACAAACTATTTAGTAATTAACGGAACTACCGGAGAAAGTGCTACTATTACTAAAGAAGAAAAAATCGAAATAATAAACGTAATTGTTCAAGAAAACAATGGGCGTTTACCACTCGTTTTAGGCGTTGGTGGCAACAACACACAAACAGTTATTGAAGAATTACAATCTTTAGACTTATCGAACATAGATGGTGTTTTATCAGTAGCTCCCTACTATAGCAAACCTACGCAAGAAGGATTTTACCAACATTACAAAGCAATAGCTTTAGCAAGCCCTAAGCCTATTATTATGTACAATGTTCCTGGTAGAACAGCAAAAAATATGGAGCCAGCAACAACCTTACGATTGGCACGAGATTTTGAAAATATTGTGGCAGTAAAAGAAGCAGGAAACAATCAACAACAATATTATGAATTGTTAAAAAACAAACCCGAAGATTTCTTAGTAATTTCTGGCGATGATGATTTAGCTTTGGGAGTTACTCTAGCAGGAGGAGCAGGCGTTATTTCAGTAATTGGACAAGCACTACCAAAAGACTTTGCAAAAATGATTCAATTAGGATTACAAGGAAAAGCAAATGAAGCGTATGAACTCCATTATAAACTCATGGATATCGTAAGCCTTATTTTTGAAGAAAACAATCCAGCAGGAATTAAAGCGGTGCTACAAAAATTAGGAATTTGTTTAGATGAAGTTCGTTTGCCATTGGTAAAAGCATCAGAAGAGCTACAAACAAAAATATCAGATTGTATAGACACCTTATAA
- the porD gene encoding type IX secretion system protein PorD codes for MRKFFFIVFLFLVTFSGYSQELNAVVIINSDKIQSSNKQVYQTLEKALTEFINDKQWTNRNFKQQERINCAFNIIINEQNGNNFSGSLQVQSTRPVYNSTYATPVLNINDINFNFRYNEFDPLIYNPTIYESNLISIIAFYVYTILGVDADTFALKGGENYLKQAENIMLLAQFNGESGWQNEVGKQNRFALIDNLLSSKFGALRSIYYNYHRNGFDNFSEDKNSAKANIEKSVLDLDKLHNITIGNYMIRIFLDAKSDEIVSVFSDGIPTRNQSQMVTILNKIAPTYKDKWKNL; via the coding sequence ATGCGTAAGTTTTTCTTCATAGTTTTTCTTTTTTTAGTAACTTTTTCTGGTTATTCTCAAGAGTTGAATGCTGTAGTTATCATTAATTCAGACAAAATACAAAGTAGTAATAAGCAAGTATATCAAACCTTAGAAAAAGCTTTAACTGAGTTTATTAACGATAAACAATGGACGAACAGGAATTTTAAACAGCAAGAGCGAATTAATTGTGCGTTTAACATTATTATTAACGAACAAAATGGAAATAATTTTTCAGGCTCTTTGCAAGTGCAGTCAACAAGACCTGTATACAATTCAACATACGCAACGCCTGTACTAAATATTAACGATATCAATTTTAACTTTCGTTACAATGAATTCGATCCGTTAATTTACAATCCAACTATTTACGAATCTAACTTAATTTCAATAATTGCTTTTTATGTGTACACCATATTGGGAGTAGATGCAGACACTTTTGCTTTAAAAGGAGGCGAAAACTATTTGAAACAAGCAGAAAATATTATGTTGTTGGCACAATTTAACGGAGAATCAGGTTGGCAAAATGAAGTAGGTAAACAGAATCGTTTTGCTTTGATAGATAACTTGTTATCTTCTAAGTTTGGTGCGTTACGCAGTATTTATTACAATTATCATCGCAATGGATTTGATAATTTTTCGGAAGATAAAAATTCAGCCAAAGCAAACATTGAAAAAAGTGTTTTAGATTTAGATAAATTACATAATATTACGATTGGTAACTACATGATTCGTATTTTCTTAGATGCCAAAAGTGACGAAATTGTGAGTGTTTTTTCTGACGGAATTCCCACAAGAAATCAATCGCAAATGGTAACCATTTTAAATAAAATTGCTCCTACCTATAAAGACAAGTGGAAAAACCTTTAG
- a CDS encoding enoyl-ACP reductase FabI, giving the protein MYNLLKGKKGIIFGALDENSIAWKVAERAHEEGAEFVLTNAPIAMRMGGIKDLAAKTGAEIIPADATSMDDLNNLVEKSMEILGGKIDFVLHSIGMSVNVRKGRHYTDSKYDFTTKGWDVSAVSFHKVMNVLYNKKAMNEWGSIVALTYMAAQRVFPDYNDMADNKAYLESIARSFGYFFGRDHKVRVNTVSQSPTVTTAGSGVKGFDGFLAYAEKMSPLGNATALECADYTISLFSDLTKKVTLQNLFHDGGFSNMGVSDAVMERFTEE; this is encoded by the coding sequence ATGTATAATTTATTAAAAGGAAAAAAAGGAATTATTTTTGGAGCACTAGATGAAAATTCTATAGCTTGGAAAGTTGCTGAACGTGCTCACGAAGAAGGTGCAGAGTTTGTATTAACCAACGCACCGATAGCAATGCGTATGGGAGGTATTAAAGATTTAGCAGCAAAAACCGGCGCAGAAATTATTCCAGCCGATGCGACTTCTATGGACGATTTGAACAATTTAGTTGAAAAATCTATGGAAATCTTAGGAGGTAAAATCGATTTTGTGTTGCACTCAATTGGTATGTCTGTGAACGTGCGTAAAGGGCGTCATTATACAGATTCTAAATACGATTTTACAACCAAAGGATGGGACGTTTCAGCAGTATCTTTTCACAAGGTAATGAACGTTTTATACAACAAAAAAGCCATGAATGAGTGGGGTAGTATCGTTGCATTAACCTATATGGCAGCACAACGTGTATTCCCAGATTACAACGATATGGCAGATAACAAAGCATATTTAGAAAGCATTGCCCGTAGTTTTGGATATTTCTTCGGAAGAGACCACAAAGTACGTGTAAATACGGTTTCGCAATCACCTACGGTAACTACTGCGGGTAGTGGTGTTAAAGGTTTTGACGGGTTTTTAGCTTATGCTGAAAAAATGTCTCCATTAGGAAATGCTACTGCATTAGAATGTGCCGATTATACCATTTCATTATTCTCAGATTTAACCAAAAAAGTAACCTTGCAAAACTTATTTCACGACGGAGGTTTCTCTAACATGGGAGTGAGTGATGCAGTAATGGAAAGGTTTACTGAAGAGTAA
- a CDS encoding outer membrane protein assembly factor BamD: MKNLAYIVVMLFVLSSCGEYQKVLNKGTVEEQYKMATKMYEAQKYSKALRLLEKIVSSYRGKPQMERIKFMVAQCSFNEKSYSLAGYYFDSFVNSFPKSSKKEEAAFLSALSYYKAAPVFSLDPTDTNKALESFQKFIDTYPDSDKLEEANKYHAELRAKLERKAFEIAKTYYRTAEYDSRNYKAAIVAFDNLLEDYLGTKYKEEALYYRLKAAHDLAVKSKLRKKGERIEAALKAYEKLKRNFPESKFMEESNEMLATLNKEQEQLAKS, from the coding sequence ATGAAAAATCTAGCGTATATTGTTGTCATGCTTTTTGTGCTTTCTTCTTGCGGAGAATACCAAAAGGTATTGAATAAAGGAACAGTTGAAGAGCAATATAAAATGGCTACAAAAATGTACGAAGCTCAAAAGTACAGTAAGGCTTTACGTTTATTGGAGAAAATAGTTTCTTCATACAGAGGGAAACCTCAAATGGAGCGGATAAAGTTTATGGTGGCGCAATGTAGTTTTAATGAAAAAAGCTATAGTTTAGCTGGATATTATTTTGATAGTTTTGTAAATTCTTTTCCTAAAAGCTCTAAGAAAGAAGAAGCGGCTTTTTTATCCGCATTAAGTTATTACAAAGCAGCACCAGTTTTTAGTTTAGATCCTACAGATACTAACAAAGCATTAGAGTCTTTTCAGAAATTTATTGATACCTATCCAGATTCAGATAAATTAGAAGAGGCAAATAAGTATCACGCAGAGTTAAGAGCAAAATTAGAAAGAAAAGCTTTTGAAATAGCGAAAACATATTATAGAACAGCGGAATACGATTCTAGAAATTACAAAGCAGCCATTGTTGCTTTTGATAATTTGTTAGAAGATTATTTAGGAACGAAGTATAAAGAAGAAGCATTGTACTATCGCTTAAAAGCGGCACATGATTTAGCCGTAAAAAGCAAGCTAAGAAAAAAAGGAGAAAGAATTGAAGCAGCCTTAAAAGCCTATGAAAAGCTGAAAAGAAATTTTCCAGAATCAAAATTCATGGAAGAATCAAACGAAATGTTAGCAACATTAAACAAAGAACAAGAACAATTAGCTAAAAGTTAA